The following coding sequences are from one Rattus norvegicus strain BN/NHsdMcwi chromosome 11, GRCr8, whole genome shotgun sequence window:
- the Ufd1 gene encoding ubiquitin recognition factor in ER-associated degradation protein 1 isoform X1, whose protein sequence is MTVIMPPSALDQLSRLNITYPMLFKLTNKNSDRMTHCGVLEFVADEGICYLPHWMMQNLLLEEGGLVQVESVNLQVATYSKFQPQSPDFLDITNPKAVLENALRNFACLTTGDVIAINYNEKIYELRVMETKPDKAVSIIECDMNVDFDAPLGYKEPERPVQHEESIEGEADHSGYAGEVGFRAFSGSGNRLDGKKKGVEPSPSPIKPGDIKRGIPNYEFKLGKITFIRNSRPMVKKVEEDEAGGRFVAFSGEGQSLRKKGRKP, encoded by the exons GCCGGCTCAACATTACCTATCCTATGCTGTTTAAATTGACCAATAAGAATTCAGACCGAATGACACACTGTGGTGTACTGGAGTTTGTTGCTGATGAAGGCATCTGTTACCTCCCCCACTGG ATGATGCAGAATTTGCTGTTGGAAGAAGGGGGCCTGGTTCAGGTGGAAAGTGTCAACCTTCAGGTGGCTACTTACTCTAAGTTCCAGCCTCAGAGCCCAGACTTCCTGGATATCACCAACCCCAAAGCAGT ATTAGAAAATGCACTGAGGAACTTCGCCTGTCTGACGACTGGAGATGTGATCGCTATCAACTACAATGAGAAG ATCTATGAACTGCGGGTGATGGAGACCAAACCGGACAAGGCCGTATCCATTATTGAATGTGACATGAAT gtgGATTTTGATGCTCCCTTGGGCTACAAAGAACCAGAAAGACCAGTACAGCATGAGGAGTCAATA GAGGGAGAAGCTGACCACAGTGGCTATGCTGGAGAAGTGGGCTTCCGT GCCTTCTCTGGTTCTGGGAATAGACTGGATGGAAAGAAAAAGGGGGTTGAACCCAGTCCCTCCCCAATCAAGCCTGGAGACATTAAAAG AGGAATTCCTAATTACGAATTTAAGCTTGGTAAGATCACTTTCATCAGAAATTCACGTCCAATGGTCAAAAAGGTTGAAGAG GATGAAGCTGGAGGCAGATTCGTTGCTTTCTCTGGAGAAGGACAGTCGCTgcggaagaagggaagaaagcccTAA
- the C11h22orf39 gene encoding UPF0545 protein C22orf39 homolog isoform X1 — protein MAVAGSWQPPRPCEVYRAEWELCRSAGHVLYHYYVHGERPDCRQWLRDLTSCREWEESRSAEAQDKDQ, from the exons ATGGCGGTCGCAGGCAGCTGGCAA CCTCCCCGGCCGTGCGAGGTCTACCGCGCCGAGTGGGAGCTTTGCCGCAGCGCCGGGCACGTCCTATACCACTACTATGTCCATGGCGAGCGGCCGGATTGCAGGCAGTGGCTGCGCGACCTGACCAGCTGCCGTGAGTGGGAGGAGAGCCGCAGCGCCGAGGCTCAG